The following are encoded in a window of Candida dubliniensis CD36 chromosome 4, complete sequence genomic DNA:
- a CDS encoding xylulokinase, putative (Similar to S. cerevisiae XKS1;~In S. cerevisiae: converts D-xylulose and ATP to xylulose 5-phosphate and ADP; rate limiting step in fermentation of xylulose) → MTDYSNSKPLFLGFDLSTQQLKIIITNENLTPLNTYNVEFDSQFKSKYKDINKGVITGDDGEVISPVAMWLDAINYVFDEMKKDKFPFNKVSGISGSCQQHGSVYWSEKANELLNDLNPSQELSTQLQDAFSWGYSPNWQDHSTVKEAEEFHKAIGKEHLAEITGSRAHLRFTGLQIRKFVTRSHSKEYKSTSRISLVSSFVTSILLGEIAQLEESDACGMNLYDIQKSQYDEELLALAAGVHPEIDNVSKEDPKYKKSIDQLKQKLGEISPITYKSSGKISKYFVDTYGFNSNCKIYSFTGDNLATILSLPLQHNDCLISLGTSTTVLIITSNYEPSSQYHLFKHPTLPDHYMGMLCYCNGSLAREKARDQVNAKHNISDKKSWDKFNEILDNNKDFNGKLGIYFPLGEIIPQAPAQTIRAVLEDNGEITPCELDSHGFTVDDDASAIVDSQTLSCRLRAGPMLSKSSSSNTTSSKKNGNEKTNTSKELKQLYDNLVNKFGELSTDGKKQSFESLIARPNRCYYVGGASNNTSIIKKMGSIFGPINGNYKVEIPNACALGGAYKASWSYKCELENKMISYDEYIGKLFDTNDELESFKVDDKWEEYFTGVGMLAKMEETLLKQ, encoded by the coding sequence ATGACCGATTATTCTAATTCAAAACCATTATTTTTAggatttgatttatcaactcaacaattaaaaattatcatcactAATGAAAATCTTACTCCCTTAAATACTTATaatgttgaatttgattctcaattcaaatccaaatatAAAGATATCAATAAAGGGGTAATCACTGGCGATGATGGAGAAGTTATAAGCCCCGTGGCTATGTGGTTAGATGCTATTAATTATGTTTTCgatgaaatgaaaaaagataaattcCCTTTTAATAAAGTTCTGGGGATTAGTGGATCATGCCAACAACATGGATCAGTTTATTGGAGTGAAAAAGccaatgaattattaaatgatttgaaCCCTTCGCAAGAATTATCAACACAATTACAAGATGCATTTTCATGGGGGTATTCACCCAATTGGCAAGATCATTCAACAGTAAAAGAAGCAGAAGAATTCCATAAAGCCATTGGTAAAGAACATTTAGCAGAAATTACTGGATCTAGAGCTCATTTAAGGTTCACCGGATTacaaattagaaaatttgTCACGAGATCTCATAGTaaagaatataaatcaacttCAAGGATTTCTTTAGTATCATCATTTGTTACAAGTATTTTATTGGGAGAAATTGCTCAATTAGAAGAAAGTGATGCTTGTGGAATGAATCTTTATGATATTCAAAAGAGTCAATACgatgaagaattattgGCATTAGCTGCTGGTGTACACCCTGAGATTGATAATGTTTCTAAAGAAGATCCTAAATAtaagaaatcaattgatcaacttaaacaaaaattagGAGAAATTTCACCCATAACATACAAATCATCAGgtaaaatttcaaaatattttgttgatacttATGGATTCAATTCTAATTGtaaaatttattcatttacTGGAGATAATTTGgcaacaattttatcattaccTTTACAACATAAtgattgtttaatttcattaggTACTTCAACCACAGTATTGATTATTACTAGTAATTATGAACCATCATCACAATATCATCTTTTTAAGCATCCTACATTACCTGATCATTATATGGGTATGCTTTGTTATTGTAATGGATCTTTGGCTAGAGAAAAAGCTCGTGATCAAGTAAATGCAAAACATAATATATCAGATAAGAAAAGTTGGgataaatttaatgaaattttggataataataaagatttCAATGGGAAATTAGGGATTTATTTCCCCTTGGGAGAAATCATTCCCCAAGCACCAGCACAAACTATTAGAGCAGTGTTGGAAGATAATGGGGAAATAACTCCTTGTGAATTAGATAGTCATGGATTTactgttgatgatgatgcttCAGCAATTGTTGATTCTCAAACTTTGAGTTGTCGATTAAGAGCAGGTCCAATGTTAAGCAAGTCGTCATCATCCAACACTACAtcttcaaagaaaaatggtAATGAGAAAACTAACACTTCTAAGGAGTTGAAACAATTGTATGATAATTTGGTGAATAAATTTGGAGAATTATCTACTGATGGTAAAAAACAATCAtttgaatcattaataGCAAGACCCAATAGATGTTATTATGTTGGTGGTGcttctaataatactaGTATAATCAAGAAGATGGGATCAATTTTTGGTCCTATCAATGGTAATTATAAAGTAGAAATTCCAAATGCTTGTGCTTTAGGTGGTGCTTATAAAGCTAGTTGGTCATATAAATGtgaattagaaaataaaatgattaGTTATGATGAATATATTggtaaattatttgatactaatgatgaattagaaagttttaaagttgatgataaatGGGAAGAATATTTCACTGGAGTTGGTATGTTAGCCAAAATGGAAGAAACATTGTTAAAACAATAG
- a CDS encoding lysine-2-oxoglutarate reductase, putative (Similar to S. cerevisiae LYS1), which translates to MSKSPVILHLRAETKPLEARAALTPSTTKQLLDAGFEIYVEESSQSTFDIKEYEAVGAKIVPEGSWKTAPKERIIFGLKELPENETFPLIHEHIQFAHCYKDQAGWQDVLKRFPQGNGTLYDLEFLENDQGRRVAAFGFYAGFAGAAIGVLDWSFKQLGNIEGELPGVTPYPNEDELIKDVKIELEKALTKNGGKYPKCLVIGALGRCGSGAIDLFKKIGIPEDNIAKWDMAETAKGGPFQEIVDSDIFINCIYLSKPIPPFINKEILNNDNRKLTTIVDVSADTTNPHNPIPVYEIATVFNKPTVDVKLDKGPKLSVCSIDHLPSLLPREASEFFAKDLMPSLLELPNRDTSPVWVRAKQLFDKHVARLDKE; encoded by the coding sequence ATGTCTAAATCTCCAGTTATTCTTCATTTAAGAGCAGAAACTAAACCATTAGAAGCTAGAGCAGCTTTAACTCCTTCCACCACTAAACAATTACTCGATGCtggatttgaaatttatgTTGAAGAATCTTCACAATCTACTTTTGATATTAAAGAATATGAAGCTGTTGGTGCTAAAATAGTACCTGAAGGTTCATGGAAAACTGCCCctaaagaaagaattatATTTGGATTGAAAGAATTACCTGAAAATGAAACTTTCCCATTAATTCACGAACATATTCAGTTTGCTCATTGTTATAAAGATCAAGCTGGTTGGCAAGATGTTTTAAAAAGATTCCCTCAAGGTAATGGAACATTATATGATTTAGaatttttagaaaatgaTCAAGGTAGAAGAGTTGCTGCATTTGGATTTTATGCTGGATTTGCTGGTGCTGCCATTGGAGTATTAGATTGGAgttttaaacaattgggTAATATTGAAGGGGAATTACCAGGTGTGACTCCTTATCctaatgaagatgaattaattaaagatgttaaaattgaattagaaaaagCCTTAACTAAAAATGGTGGTAAATATCCTAAATGTCTTGTTATTGGTGCCTTGGGTAGATGTGGATCTGGTGccattgatttatttaaaaaaataggTATCCCTGAAGATAATATTGCTAAATGGGATATGGCAGAAACTGCTAAAGGTGGTCCATTccaagaaattgttgatctggatattttcatcaattgtaTTTACTTATCTAAACCAATACCaccatttattaataaagaaattttaaataatgataatagaAAATTGACTACTATTGTTGATGTTTCTGCTGATACTACTAATCCTCATAATCCAATCCCAGTCTATGAAATTGCTACAGTTTTTAATAAACCAACAGTGGATGTTAAACTTGATAAAGGACCTAAATTATCTGTTTGTTCAATTGATCATTTACCTTCATTATTACCTAGAGAAGCTTCAGAATTTTTCGCTAAAGATTTAATGccatcattattagaattaCCTAATAGAGATACTTCTCCAGTATGGGTTAGAGCtaaacaattatttgataaacaTGTTGCCAGACTTGATAAAGAATAA
- a CDS encoding aminodeoxychorismate synthase, putative (Similar to S. cerevisiae ABZ1) encodes MILLIDSYDSFTNNLAHLLKESTGQEVITIHNDSFTPNEYETFYSQYLPLFQFIVIGPGPGHPAIKSDIGIISWLIKKFQQQDQKEGVDNVVVPILGICLGFQSLCYEFGNEVSRLQKVKHGQIYDIYPVSKNELFPDGESFGSVRYHSLFVEENINGEIIPLAYCYEPLGNDKGNNGDNKILMAMKHKKFPFYGVQYHPESICSSKGSDLIKNFSNIAKQYNETYRRNAFKQNKISNWLDNHAVHEDYLIKDGKFISNDLHNIHFEKLQLDKEILPIDVCDYFYHQKNNDNCDFILLNSASIPGEWSIIGLPTMGKSEIITHSVDDENHIYLSQFGSKTIEKQKLDDSQTVWNFIANRMQNAYISRETIKSRIGNDYGDRELPFWGGYMGLVSYEEGQHVIINKVSNICRSETTTPDLKMIFISRFIAFDHVTKNWFVVAINDSDNSSWGQEIIIDLHKVGKINLANIPDSVNKLAAEGDSDLIDFELPSRDIYKKQFNQCQEYLHSGDSYELCLTTQSKIHLPRYIKPWDIYKVLTLHKNPSPFSCFMDFDDCCLISSSPERFLSWKDDDTQGTGGGGGNKIVQLRPIKGTVKNTDEVTHEMATKILKTPKEMGENLMIVDLIRHDLYQFTDDVEVSQLMAVEEYKTVFQLVSVIQGKLYKQGYHGIDLLHRSLPPGSMTGAPKKRSVELLQDIEAMQKNFVGGRRGIYSGVVGYWSITDDSDWSVIIRSVFHYYNDKENNSTTKLWRIGAGGAITVLSDVDDEWEEMMLKLTSALQAFK; translated from the coding sequence ATGATTCTTCTTATTGATTCATACGATTCTTTTACTAATAATCTTGCacatttattaaaagaaagtaCTGGGCAAGAAGTAATAACTATTCATAATGATTCATTCACCCCTAATGAATATGAAACTTTTTATAGTCAATATCTTCcattatttcaattcataGTTATTGGTCCAGGACCAGGTCATCCAGCAATTAAATCGGATATTGGAATAATCAGCTGgttaattaaaaaatttcaacaacaagatcaaAAAGAGGGTGTTGATAATGTTGTGGTACCAATTTTAGGAATTTGTCTTGGATTTCAAAGTTTATGTTATGAATTTGGTAATGAAGTATCAAGATTACAAAAAGTTAAACATGGTCAAATATATGATATTTATCCTGTTAgtaaaaatgaattatttcCTGATGGTGAATCATTTGGAAGTGTTAGATAtcattcattatttgttgaGGAGAATATTAATGGGGAAATTATCCCACTAGCATATTGTTATGAACCATTGGGGAACGATAAGGGGAACAATggtgataataaaattttgatgGCGATGAAACATAAAAAATTCCCATTTTATGGAGTTCAATATCATCCGGAATCTATATGTTCATCTAAAGGTTCagatttgattaaaaattttagtAATATAGCCAAGCAATACAATGAGACGTATAGAAGAAATGCatttaaacaaaacaaaatatcaaattggTTAGATAATCATGCAGTTCATGaagattatttaattaaagatggtaaatttatttcaaatgatttacATAATATTCATTTCGAGAAATTACAATTGgataaagaaatattacCCATTGATGTATGTGATTATTTTTACCATCAAAagaataatgataattgcGATttcatattattaaattcagCATCAATACCTGGTGAATGGTCAATTATTGGATTACCAACTATGGGGAAAAGTGAGATTATTACTCATTCAGTAGATGATGAGaatcatatttatttatcacAATTTGGATCTAAAActattgaaaaacaaaagctAGATGATTCCCAAACAGTTTGGAATTTCATTGCTAACCGAATGCAAAATGCATATATATCACGTGAAACAATAAAACTGAGAATAGGAAATGATTATGGCGATCGTGAATTACCATTTTGGGGAGGATATATGGGTTTAGTTTCATATGAAGAAGGTCAACATGTGATAATCAACAAGGTATCCAATATTTGCAGAAGTGAAACAACCACTCCagatttaaaaatgatatttattTCCAGGTTCATAGCCTTTGATCACGTGACAAAGAATTGGTTTGTTGTGGCTATTAATGACAGTGATAATAGTAGTTGGGGGCAAGAGATCATAATTGATTTACATAAAGTTGGCAAAATCAACCTTGCTAATATTCCAGATTCTGTCAACAAGTTAGCTGCAGAAGGGGATCtggatttaattgattttgaattacCAAGTCGTGATATTTATaagaaacaatttaatcaatGTCAAGAATATCTTCATTCGGGAGATTCTTATGAATTATGTCTCACGACGCAACTGAAAATCCATTTACCCCGGTATATAAAGCCATGGGATATATATAAAGTATTGACTCTTCATAAGAATCCTTCACCATTTTCATGTTTTATGGATTTTGATGATTGCTGTTTGATATCGTCATCTCCAGAAAGATTTTTATCCTGGAAAGATGATGACACCCAAGGtactggtggtggtggtggtaacaAAATTGTTCAACTTAGACCTATCAAGGGGACAGTTAAAAACACTGATGAAGTGACACATGAAATGGCTACCAAGATACTTAAAACACCGAAAGAAATGGGGGAAAATCTTatgattgttgatttgattagacatgatttatatcaatttactgatgatgttgaagtTTCACAATTAATGGCGGTTGAAGAATACAAGACAGTTTTCCAATTGGTTAGTGTTATCCAGGGGAAACTTTATAAACAAGGATATCATGGAATTGATCTTTTACATAGATCATTACCACCAGGATCAATGACTGGTGCACCAAAGAAAAGATCAGTAGAATTATTACAAGATATCGAAGCgatgcaaaaaaattttgttggAGGTAGAAGAGGCATTTATAGTGGAGTTGTTGGATATTGGTCAATAACTGATGATTCTGATTGGTCAGTTATTATAAGATCAGTGTTCCATTATTATAATGATAAGGAAAATAATTCCACAACCAAGCTTTGGAGAATTGGAGCTGGTGGGGCAATCACGGTTTTAAGTGATGTAGATGATGAATGGGAGGAAATGATGTTAAAGTTGACTAGTGCATTACAAGCATTCAAATAG